The genomic segment GGGCGGCCATGGGGTTGGGGCAGTGCACGTGGAGGATGTCGTAGTCCGGGGCCAGGCGGGAGAGAAGCTTCGCGTAGTCCTGGGACATGGGCGTGGAGGCCGCCACGATGGGCGCACAGGCGCGGCGCACCGTGTAGCCGTTCCAGAGCTCCACCCCGCCGGGGCCCTTGGGATCGAAGCAGAGCACGTCGCTTTGCACGCCCCGGCGCGTGAGGCCCTCGGCCAGCTGGAAGGTGACGGTCTCTATGCCCCCCTCAACGGGGGGATAGAACTTGCCCAGGTGCAGAACCCGCATCAGATGGCTCCCCGCGCACCTCGGCCCGCACGACTGCCGCATGCCGCCGCGATGAATATCCCCTCGCTCCGGCCCGTCTTCACGTGCGCCCCCCAAGGCGTTCCAGGGTGGCCACCACGGTGCGGCGCAGTTGCTCCACGCGGCGCAAGGTGAAGTCGGAGCGGGGATCCTGGTCCAGGCGCTTCACCAGCCAGATGGTGCCTATGGCCTGGTTGTCGCGGTCCAACAGCGGCAGTTCGATCTTCAGAAGCGCCCTGTCCAGGAGGTATTCGCGGCGGTCGCGGTCCAGGTCGGGGCGCTGCCAGGTGAGTGCGGCCACCTCGCGCCCCGGGACCTGCGAGACGAGGCCGAAGCGCTCCAGGCCGCCCTCGCCCGGCTCCAGGACCATCTCGCCCAGGTCGAAGCCCAGCTTGGCCAGGGCCTCGGTGACGTTCTCCCACATTCCGGCGACGTCCTGGGACTCGGAAATCTCGATCTGGAGGTTCAGGAAGGTGCGCCGCCCGTGGCTCACCCCGGCCTCGTCGGAGATGTCGCGGATCCATCCGAAAATCTTGTCCATGGCAAAAAAACTGAAGTAGCCCGCCTTGCGCACGAAGAGGATGAGCGCCCCCCCCAGGAGCAGGATGAAAAGCCCGGCGGGCACGTCGCGCAGGTTCACGATGAGCATCGCCATCAGGGCAAGGAAGACCGTGACCGCGTAGAGGAACACCACCGTCTTGCGCTGGGACCAGCCCCTGGCCAGCAGGTTGTGGTGCACGTGCTCGCGGTCCGGCTCGAAGATCTTCTTGCCGCGCACGAAGCGCCGCAGGGGCGAGGTGAGCGTGTCCAGAAGCGGCACGCCGAAGGCCAGGATGGGCATGAGGATGGTGGCTCCCACCTGGGACTTGGCCGAGGAAAGGATGGAGAGCGCGGCCACCATGTAGCCCAGGAAGTAGCTGCCCCCGTCGCCCAGGAAGATGGAGGCGGGGTTGAAGTTGTAGCGCAAAAAGCCCAGGGAGGCCCCGGCCAGGGCCGCGAAGTACATGGCGGGCAGGGCCTCGGCGCGCATGGTGGCCAGCACCGCCTGCACGGCGCACACGAAGAAGGCCACCCCGGCGGCCAGGCCGTCCAGGCCGTCGATGAGGTTGATGGCGTTGATGAAGAGCACGAACCAGAACACCGTGAGCAGGTAGGAGAGGAACTCGAAATCCACCGAAACCAGCCCGGCCAGGGTGAAGGACTCGATCTTCACGCCCCCGAAGAAGCAGATGCTGGCGGCCGCCACCTGGGCCAGGAGCTTGAGCTTGGCGGGCAGGGGCCTGCGGTCGTCCACGAGGCCCACCAGGAAGATGAACAGACCGCCCCCCAGCACGGACCACAGCTGCCCCTGCTGGAAAAGCCTTCCCTGGATGGGCACGCCCGGGGCCAGGGTTACGGCCGCCGCGGCCAGAAAGGCCAGCACCAGGGCCAGCCCGCCTGATCTCGGAATGGGGTGGGCGTGGATCTTGCGGCCCTGGGGCGCGTCCATGAAGCCGAAGGCCCTGCCGAACCGCGCGGCCAGGGGCGTGGCGAGAAACGCCGCCCCCAGGCCCGCCGCGAACACGGCCACGACCCAGCGCGTCATCAGAAGGCCCGCCTCACGAAGGTCCACAGGGACTTGGCCAGGCTGGCCACGCCCTTGCGGCGCACCATTTCGGCCATGATGGAGAAGCTCTGGCCCGGTTCGAAAAGGTATTTGAGCACCTTCTTGCGCGCCACGCGGCGCGAAAACAGGGCGTACCAGCGGTCGATGTCGGCGTTTGAGAGCCCGGGGTAGCTCATCACCGAGTCGCCCATGCCGTCGAAGCGGGCCAGGTCGGTGGTGGCCAGGTAGCCGTTCTTCAAGGCCCATTCGTACATGGGCGTGCCGGGATAGGGCACGGCCTTGGAGACCTGGGCCGTGTCCACCTCCAGTTCCTCCATGTAGGCCATGGACTTGCGGATGGTCTCCTCGGTCTCGCCGGGCAGGCCCATGCAGAAGGTGGCGTGGGTGCGGATGCCCAGCTCCTTGCACCACTTGGCCACCTGTTTGGCCTTGGCGAGGTCCAGGGGCTTGCCGATGGCCTTCAGGATGGAGGCGTCGGCCGATTCCACCCCGAATTTCATGCCGATGCACCCCGCCCCGGCCATGGCTTCGAGCATTTCGCGGTCCACGAACATGGCGTCGCCCATGACGGTCCAGGGGGTGGTCAGGCCCAGGGCCTTGATCTCGCGGCACACGTCCAGCACGTGTTTCTTGTTCACCACGAAGCTCTGGTCGTCGAAGTAGAACTGGCGGGCCCCGAAGCGCTCCACGCACCAGGCCATCTCCTCGGCCACCTTGCGCCCGGAGCGCACGCGGTACTTGGGCGAGGCGTACATCACGTGGCGTTCCTGGCAGTAGACGCAGCCGCAGGGGCAGCCACGGCTGGAGAGGATGTTGATGCAGGGGCTGTAGAGGGTGAAGTCCGGGTAGATGGTGGCTGGAAAGTCGTCGCGGTCGGGGAAGGGCAGTTCGTCCAGGTCGGCCAGCAGGGGGCGAGCCGGGTTCTCGGCCACCTCGCCGTCCTTGCGCCAGGTGAGCCCGGCCACGCCGGAGAGGTCCGCGCCGTCCACGAGGGCGTTCACCAGGTCGCGCACGGTCATCTCGTATTCGCCGCGCGCCACGTAGTCCACGGCTTCGGCGCGGGCGGCCAGATCGCGGTGGGTCACGGTGGCGTAATTGCCGCACACCACCACGGCGCACCCCGTAGCGGCCTTGATGCGGGCCAGGAAGGAGAGGTCCTCCTCCAGGGTGAGGGAGGTGAGCTCCACCACGAGCAGACCGGGCTTGCGCGCCACGATTTCGGAGAAAAGCTCCTCGCTGGTGAGGTCGAGCACCACGCCGTCCAGGCCCCGCACGTGGGCCTTGGTGTCGCGCTTGAGCAGGGCCGAGGCGTACGCCAGCCAGAAGGGGAAGGGGTAGTAGTCCACCGAGCGCGACGTGCCGATGGTCATGGGCCAGCGCGAGCCGGCCTTGATGTAGTGTTTGACGGAGCCGTCTGCCTCGATCTTGACACCGGCCAGGTTGGCCACGAGAACGTTCATAGGGGGTTATCTGGGAGGTTCGGGTTGGGGAAAGGGGTTGCCAGGGCCTTTCGCCCCGGCTATGCACAACGGCCAGCCGCTTCTACCCCAAAACGCGACGGACGCCAATGCGCCAGAGTCCCATCATTTTGCACGACGCCTTCCGCTTTCCCGGCGGCGGGGAGAAGGTGGCCCAGTGCCTGGCGGAGTTGACCGGCGGCATCCTCTGGACGGCGGAATACAACCACGCGGCCTTCCCCCCGGACTTCTTCGGGGAGCGCCATCCCCTGGACCTGCGCGCCCGCCAGGCCCATCCGGACCTGGCCCGCTGGTCCGAGACGGCCTGCCTCTGGAAGGCCTTCGCCTCCTTCCCGCCCTCGAACCCGCCCTACACGCTCTACAGCGGCATGCTCGCGCCCCTGGCCTGGAAGCGCCTGGGCGGCAAGCGCATCCTCTACTGCCACACGCCCCCGCGCATCCTCTACGACCAGCGCCGCTTCTACCTGCGCTCCATGCCCCGCGCCAAACGCTGGGCCTACGAACTCTTCCTCCGGGCCTTCGAGCACGCCTGGGCAAAGGCCGCGCGGGCCATGGACCTCATCGTCTCAAACTCCCAGAACGTGGCCCACCGCCTGGGGGGCTACCTCCAGCTGGACTCCGTGGTGGTGCCCCCGCCCGTGCGCACGGCGGATTTCCGCTGGATCGCCCAGGAGGATTTCTACCTCTCCACGGCCCGCGTGGACCGGCTCAAGCGCGTGGACACCGTGGTGGAAGCCTTCCTGGGCATGCCGGAGAAGCGGCTGGTTGTGGTCTCGGGCGGCAGCGAACTGGAGCGGGTGCGCGCCATGGCCGTCGGCGCGCCCAACATCGAGGTGAAGGGCTGGGTGACTCCCGAGGAGTTGCGCGCCCTCACGGGCGCCTGCATCGCCACGGTGTACATCCCCCGCGACGAGGACTTCGGCATCTCGCCCGTGGAGTCCATGGCGGCGGGCAAACCGGTGATCGGCGTGGCCGAGGGCGGCCTG from the Fundidesulfovibrio magnetotacticus genome contains:
- a CDS encoding glycosyltransferase family 4 protein → MTRWVVAVFAAGLGAAFLATPLAARFGRAFGFMDAPQGRKIHAHPIPRSGGLALVLAFLAAAAVTLAPGVPIQGRLFQQGQLWSVLGGGLFIFLVGLVDDRRPLPAKLKLLAQVAAASICFFGGVKIESFTLAGLVSVDFEFLSYLLTVFWFVLFINAINLIDGLDGLAAGVAFFVCAVQAVLATMRAEALPAMYFAALAGASLGFLRYNFNPASIFLGDGGSYFLGYMVAALSILSSAKSQVGATILMPILAFGVPLLDTLTSPLRRFVRGKKIFEPDREHVHHNLLARGWSQRKTVVFLYAVTVFLALMAMLIVNLRDVPAGLFILLLGGALILFVRKAGYFSFFAMDKIFGWIRDISDEAGVSHGRRTFLNLQIEISESQDVAGMWENVTEALAKLGFDLGEMVLEPGEGGLERFGLVSQVPGREVAALTWQRPDLDRDRREYLLDRALLKIELPLLDRDNQAIGTIWLVKRLDQDPRSDFTLRRVEQLRRTVVATLERLGGRT
- a CDS encoding B12-binding domain-containing radical SAM protein, which translates into the protein MNVLVANLAGVKIEADGSVKHYIKAGSRWPMTIGTSRSVDYYPFPFWLAYASALLKRDTKAHVRGLDGVVLDLTSEELFSEIVARKPGLLVVELTSLTLEEDLSFLARIKAATGCAVVVCGNYATVTHRDLAARAEAVDYVARGEYEMTVRDLVNALVDGADLSGVAGLTWRKDGEVAENPARPLLADLDELPFPDRDDFPATIYPDFTLYSPCINILSSRGCPCGCVYCQERHVMYASPKYRVRSGRKVAEEMAWCVERFGARQFYFDDQSFVVNKKHVLDVCREIKALGLTTPWTVMGDAMFVDREMLEAMAGAGCIGMKFGVESADASILKAIGKPLDLAKAKQVAKWCKELGIRTHATFCMGLPGETEETIRKSMAYMEELEVDTAQVSKAVPYPGTPMYEWALKNGYLATTDLARFDGMGDSVMSYPGLSNADIDRWYALFSRRVARKKVLKYLFEPGQSFSIMAEMVRRKGVASLAKSLWTFVRRAF
- a CDS encoding glycosyltransferase; amino-acid sequence: MRQSPIILHDAFRFPGGGEKVAQCLAELTGGILWTAEYNHAAFPPDFFGERHPLDLRARQAHPDLARWSETACLWKAFASFPPSNPPYTLYSGMLAPLAWKRLGGKRILYCHTPPRILYDQRRFYLRSMPRAKRWAYELFLRAFEHAWAKAARAMDLIVSNSQNVAHRLGGYLQLDSVVVPPPVRTADFRWIAQEDFYLSTARVDRLKRVDTVVEAFLGMPEKRLVVVSGGSELERVRAMAVGAPNIEVKGWVTPEELRALTGACIATVYIPRDEDFGISPVESMAAGKPVIGVAEGGLLETVRENRTGILVRQNPTASDVALAVRAMSPEAALAMRPACEERARKFDEAAFKAAMAGHIASVTGQG